One window of the Chitinophaga niabensis genome contains the following:
- the dinB gene encoding DNA polymerase IV yields the protein MSVQRKIIHIDMDAFYASVEQRDNPEYRGKAIAVGGSPEGRGGVVATCSYEARKFGVRSAMPSKRALQLCPHLIFVRPRFAAYKEVSQSVREIFSRYTDLIEPLSLDEAYLDVTEDKQQIGSAIAIAQQIKQAIRDELQLTASAGVSINKFVAKIASDMQKPDGLTFIAPSQVESFMENLPVEKFFGVGKVTADKMKGMNLHTGKDLKKLTENELVQYFGKSGRFYYKIVRGIDDRAVEPHRETKSVGAEDTFAYDLTLIEEMNTELDKIAVTVANRLERYQLKGRTVTLKIKYSDFKQITRNQSLAQGINDLPTISAIAKQLLLKTEPEDKKIRLLGITLSNFGEEHPPETAQLSLF from the coding sequence ATGTCCGTGCAACGTAAGATCATTCACATAGACATGGATGCATTTTATGCATCTGTAGAGCAGCGCGACAATCCGGAGTACCGTGGAAAAGCCATTGCAGTGGGAGGTTCTCCGGAAGGACGGGGTGGCGTGGTGGCCACCTGTAGTTATGAAGCCCGGAAATTTGGTGTGCGTTCTGCCATGCCTTCCAAAAGAGCGCTGCAATTATGCCCGCATCTCATTTTTGTAAGGCCACGTTTTGCCGCTTACAAAGAAGTATCCCAAAGCGTACGTGAGATCTTCAGCAGGTATACAGACCTCATAGAACCCCTCTCCCTCGATGAAGCTTACCTGGATGTTACGGAAGATAAACAGCAGATCGGTTCCGCTATTGCCATTGCACAACAGATCAAACAGGCGATCAGGGATGAACTGCAGCTTACTGCTTCTGCAGGTGTATCCATCAATAAATTCGTGGCCAAAATAGCTTCGGATATGCAGAAGCCGGATGGCCTTACTTTCATTGCACCCTCGCAGGTGGAATCGTTTATGGAGAATTTGCCGGTAGAGAAATTCTTTGGCGTGGGGAAAGTAACGGCGGATAAAATGAAAGGGATGAACCTGCATACGGGCAAGGACCTCAAGAAACTCACAGAGAATGAACTGGTGCAATACTTCGGCAAATCCGGCCGCTTTTATTACAAGATCGTAAGGGGCATAGACGACAGAGCAGTGGAGCCACACCGGGAAACTAAATCCGTGGGGGCAGAAGACACTTTTGCCTACGATCTCACCCTCATAGAAGAAATGAATACAGAATTGGATAAAATAGCGGTAACGGTGGCCAACAGGCTGGAACGGTACCAGCTGAAAGGCAGAACAGTTACCCTGAAGATCAAATACAGCGATTTTAAACAGATCACCCGGAACCAGTCCTTAGCCCAGGGGATCAATGATCTGCCCACTATTTCGGCTATTGCCAAACAGTTGTTACTGAAAACAGAGCCGGAGGATAAGAAGATCAGGTTGCTGGGGATCACATTATCTAATTTTGGAGAGGAACATCCCCCCGAAACAGCGCAATTGAGTCTTTTTTGA
- a CDS encoding winged helix-turn-helix transcriptional regulator, with protein sequence MTNEGICSVDYAFQRIGGKYKGRIIWALKDKVMRYGELKRYVQGITPKMLTQALRELEEDGLVQRTVYQEVLPRVEYLLTGEAKELIPFIELLSCWAEKQMQKRGIPSMVQHATPMKKAM encoded by the coding sequence ATGACAAATGAAGGAATCTGTTCAGTGGATTATGCTTTCCAGCGCATTGGCGGAAAATACAAAGGGCGCATTATCTGGGCGCTGAAGGATAAGGTGATGCGGTATGGTGAACTGAAGCGGTATGTGCAGGGAATAACCCCTAAAATGCTCACACAGGCCCTGCGGGAATTGGAGGAAGATGGCCTGGTTCAAAGAACGGTTTACCAGGAAGTACTTCCCCGGGTTGAATACCTTCTCACCGGGGAAGCGAAAGAATTAATCCCTTTCATTGAGTTGCTGAGTTGCTGGGCTGAAAAACAAATGCAAAAACGAGGCATTCCTTCCATGGTACAGCATGCAACGCCCATGAAAAAGGCGATGTAG